One genomic region from Xyrauchen texanus isolate HMW12.3.18 chromosome 16, RBS_HiC_50CHRs, whole genome shotgun sequence encodes:
- the LOC127657110 gene encoding UDP-glucose 4-epimerase-like isoform X1, with amino-acid sequence MRQKILVTGGGGYIGSHCVVELIEAGYHPVVIDNFSNAVRGEGDVPESLRRIEKFLNTQIEFHELDLLDKAGLENIFKKHSFYAVMHFAGLKAVGESVEQPLRYYRVNLTATINLLEVMQSHGVHNLVFSSSATVYGDPQKLPIDEQHTVGGCTNPYGQTKYFIEEIIKDQCKAEKDWNAVLLRYFNPIGAHISGQIGEDPQGIPNNLLPYVAQVAVGRRKHLNVFGNDYNTPDGTGVRDYIHVVDLAKGHIAALKKLNGGCGCKVYNLGTGTGYSVLQMVSAMEKASGRKIAYQIAPRRSGDVASCYADPCLAEKELGWKAEYGLERMCEDLWRWQSQNPTGFNNGTVP; translated from the exons ATGCGTCAGAAGATCCTGGTGACAGGAGGGGGTGGATACATTGGCAGCCACTGTGTTGTCGAGCTCATTGAGGCTGGTTATCACCCTGTGGTCATCGATAACTTCAGCAATGCTGTCAGAG GAGAGGGTGACGTTCCAGAGAGTCTGCGGCGGATAGAGAAGTTTCTGAACACTCAAATTGAGTTCCATGAGCTGGACCTTCTGGATAAAGCTGGACTggagaatatatttaaaaag CATTCCTTTTATGCAGTGATGCACTTTGCAGGACTGAAAGCTGTGGGGGAATCAGTAGAACAACCTTTAAGATACTACAGAGTCAATCTCACAGCAACCATCAATCTGCTGGAG GTGATGCAGTCTCATGGGGTGCATAATCTGGTATTCAGCAGCTCAGCCACGGTCTATGGAGACCCCCAGAAACTCCCCATTGATGAGCAGCATACAGTGGGCGGCTGTACCAACCCCTACGGCCAGACCAAGTACTTCATAGAGGAAATTATCAAGGACCAGTGCAAGGCAGAGAAG GACTGGAATGCTGTGCTGCTCAGGTACTTTAATCCCATCGGTGCTCACATCTCAGGACAGATTGGTGAAGATCCACAGGGAATCCCAAATAACCTTCTGCCTTATGTCGCCCAG GTTGCTGTTGGCAGACGAAAGCACCTGAATGTGTTTGGAAATGACTACAATACACCTGATGGAACAG GAGTGAGAGACTATATCCATGTTGTGGACTTGGCAAAGGGACACATCGCTGCACTCAAGAAACTGAATGGCGGTTGTGGTTGTAAG GTTTATAACCTGGGCACAGGGACAGGCTACTCTGTGCTACAGATGGTCAGTGCAATGGAAAAAGCCTCAGGTCGAAAG ATTGCCTATCAGATTGCTCCTAGGCGGAGTGGGGATGTGGCCTCTTGCTATGCAGATCCCTGTCTGGCAGAGAAAGAGCTGGGCTGGAAAGCTGAATATGGCCTGGAGAGAATGT GTGAGGATCTATGGCGCTGGCAATCACAAAATCCCACAGGATTTAATAATGGAACAGTACCTTGA
- the si:ch211-195o20.7 gene encoding cytospin-A isoform X1: MGNYSGKDRRGSSAGMAVDQFETPSTSPYTITPTTLSPTTQLVSVFNSPSKTVEKTATPQSPQETLSPSLISTTQNEILRECRTGPTNHIPEDGHKVTQGNAQVPQPSGVCVKGDTEVDAKLIQECLVTLGLNSIEETIHTLNDLLQCFLMERAKIKEELRSCKEKIQAEREEWQQFQADLKVALVVSDRLRAEAEEELSALREAQQDWDRQLADALQGRREVEGQLKSLKFELEQSKQKLKVVTGSQQGAPNLRRLAREGEIETVEVFEKNIGPAEKLRDEMKGKKELCISGTTERSRSLCRLPSDYPDVVINGTPQVFVTVTTESPHQNKTQPSLSRSLDQQNNMKYSIKDNKSENSLLQMCNSTVLDVPNKMNWTRTQEDFQSSLRLLRPHGGSRRNFLLRWCQGRTQGYKNIEMTNFSSSWVDGLAFCAIYHSYLPSHIPYNNLSPENKKENLTLAFQTGESFGISTSLTVEEMLKYDAPDWHRVLDYVESIYRHFEM; encoded by the exons CAGGCATGGCAGTGGACCAGTTTGAAACACCTTCCACCTCTCCTTATACCATCACTCCTACCACCTTATCCCCAACAACCCAGCTGGTGTCTGTTTTCAACAGCCCCTCTAAGACTGTAGAAAAAACAGCCACCCCTCAGTCACCTCAAGAGACTCTCAGTCCATCACTGATCTCCACCACTCAGAATGAGATTCTCAGGGAGTGCAGGACAGGGCCCACAAATCATATCCCTGAGGATGGGCATAAGGTGACACAAGGAAATGCGCAGGTACCTCAACCCTCAGGTGTATGTGTGAAGGGTGACACAGAAGTGGATGCAAAACTGATACAAGAATGTTTGGTCACACTGGGTCTCAACAGTATTGAAGAGACAATACACACACTAAATG ATCTGTTACAGTGTTTTCTGATGGAGAGAGCGAAGATAAAGGAGGAATTGAGAAGTTGTAAAGAAAAGATTCAG GCAGAACGTGAGGAGTGGCAGCAATTCCAGGCTGACCTGAAGGTGGCGCTAGTGGTTTCAGACAGACTGAGGGCAGAGGCAGAGGAAGAGCTAAGTGCTCTCAGAGAAGCTCAGCAGGACTGGGACAGACAACTAGCCGATGCCTTGCAGGGTCGACGAGAGGTTGAAGGTCAATTGAAAAGCCTTAAATTTGAGCTGGAGCAGAGCAAACAGAAATTGAAGGTTGTCACAGGTAGCCAACAGGGGGCGCCAAACCTCAGGAGACTTGCGAGAGAGGGAGAAATAGAAACAGTGGAGGTATTTGAGAAGAACATTGGACCTGCTGAGAAATTGAGAGATGAgatgaaaggaaaaaaagaactgtgcatctctggtaCGACAGAGAGATCAAG GAGCCTCTGCAGGCTGCCCTCAGATTACCCTGATGTTGTTATAAATGGTACCCCCCAGGTCTTTGTTACTGTGACAACAGAATCT CCTCATCAGAATAAGACTCAACCTAGTTTGAGCAGAAGTTTAGACCAACAGAACAACATGAAGTATTCCATCAAAG ATAACAAATCAGAGAATTCACTCCTACAAATGTGCAACTCTACAGTTTTAGATGTGCCAAACAAGATGAACTGGACTAg GACACAGGAGGATTTCCAATCAAGCCTCCGTTTACTGAGGCCTCATGGTGGCTCCAGACGGAACTTCCTGCTTCGCTGGTGCCAGGGCAGAACTCAAGGATACAAG AATATAGAAATGACTAATTTCAGCAGTAGCTGGGTGGATGGTTTGGCCTTTTGTGCAATTTACCACAGTTACCTCCCCTCTCACATACCATACAACAATCTCAGTCCAGAAAACAag AAAGAAAACCTCACTCTAGCATTCCAGACTGGAGAAAGCTTTGGAATCTCTACATCACTG ACGGTGGAAGAGATGCTGAAATATGATGCACCTGACTGGCACAGAGTTCTGGATTATGTAGAGAGCATCTACCGCCACTTTGAGATGTGA
- the LOC127657110 gene encoding UDP-glucose 4-epimerase-like isoform X2, whose translation MRQKILVTGGGGYIGSHCVVELIEAGYHPVVIDNFSNAVREGDVPESLRRIEKFLNTQIEFHELDLLDKAGLENIFKKHSFYAVMHFAGLKAVGESVEQPLRYYRVNLTATINLLEVMQSHGVHNLVFSSSATVYGDPQKLPIDEQHTVGGCTNPYGQTKYFIEEIIKDQCKAEKDWNAVLLRYFNPIGAHISGQIGEDPQGIPNNLLPYVAQVAVGRRKHLNVFGNDYNTPDGTGVRDYIHVVDLAKGHIAALKKLNGGCGCKVYNLGTGTGYSVLQMVSAMEKASGRKIAYQIAPRRSGDVASCYADPCLAEKELGWKAEYGLERMCEDLWRWQSQNPTGFNNGTVP comes from the exons ATGCGTCAGAAGATCCTGGTGACAGGAGGGGGTGGATACATTGGCAGCCACTGTGTTGTCGAGCTCATTGAGGCTGGTTATCACCCTGTGGTCATCGATAACTTCAGCAATGCTGTCAGAG AGGGTGACGTTCCAGAGAGTCTGCGGCGGATAGAGAAGTTTCTGAACACTCAAATTGAGTTCCATGAGCTGGACCTTCTGGATAAAGCTGGACTggagaatatatttaaaaag CATTCCTTTTATGCAGTGATGCACTTTGCAGGACTGAAAGCTGTGGGGGAATCAGTAGAACAACCTTTAAGATACTACAGAGTCAATCTCACAGCAACCATCAATCTGCTGGAG GTGATGCAGTCTCATGGGGTGCATAATCTGGTATTCAGCAGCTCAGCCACGGTCTATGGAGACCCCCAGAAACTCCCCATTGATGAGCAGCATACAGTGGGCGGCTGTACCAACCCCTACGGCCAGACCAAGTACTTCATAGAGGAAATTATCAAGGACCAGTGCAAGGCAGAGAAG GACTGGAATGCTGTGCTGCTCAGGTACTTTAATCCCATCGGTGCTCACATCTCAGGACAGATTGGTGAAGATCCACAGGGAATCCCAAATAACCTTCTGCCTTATGTCGCCCAG GTTGCTGTTGGCAGACGAAAGCACCTGAATGTGTTTGGAAATGACTACAATACACCTGATGGAACAG GAGTGAGAGACTATATCCATGTTGTGGACTTGGCAAAGGGACACATCGCTGCACTCAAGAAACTGAATGGCGGTTGTGGTTGTAAG GTTTATAACCTGGGCACAGGGACAGGCTACTCTGTGCTACAGATGGTCAGTGCAATGGAAAAAGCCTCAGGTCGAAAG ATTGCCTATCAGATTGCTCCTAGGCGGAGTGGGGATGTGGCCTCTTGCTATGCAGATCCCTGTCTGGCAGAGAAAGAGCTGGGCTGGAAAGCTGAATATGGCCTGGAGAGAATGT GTGAGGATCTATGGCGCTGGCAATCACAAAATCCCACAGGATTTAATAATGGAACAGTACCTTGA
- the si:ch211-195o20.7 gene encoding cytospin-A isoform X2: MGNYSGKDRRGSSGMAVDQFETPSTSPYTITPTTLSPTTQLVSVFNSPSKTVEKTATPQSPQETLSPSLISTTQNEILRECRTGPTNHIPEDGHKVTQGNAQVPQPSGVCVKGDTEVDAKLIQECLVTLGLNSIEETIHTLNDLLQCFLMERAKIKEELRSCKEKIQAEREEWQQFQADLKVALVVSDRLRAEAEEELSALREAQQDWDRQLADALQGRREVEGQLKSLKFELEQSKQKLKVVTGSQQGAPNLRRLAREGEIETVEVFEKNIGPAEKLRDEMKGKKELCISGTTERSRSLCRLPSDYPDVVINGTPQVFVTVTTESPHQNKTQPSLSRSLDQQNNMKYSIKDNKSENSLLQMCNSTVLDVPNKMNWTRTQEDFQSSLRLLRPHGGSRRNFLLRWCQGRTQGYKNIEMTNFSSSWVDGLAFCAIYHSYLPSHIPYNNLSPENKKENLTLAFQTGESFGISTSLTVEEMLKYDAPDWHRVLDYVESIYRHFEM; encoded by the exons GCATGGCAGTGGACCAGTTTGAAACACCTTCCACCTCTCCTTATACCATCACTCCTACCACCTTATCCCCAACAACCCAGCTGGTGTCTGTTTTCAACAGCCCCTCTAAGACTGTAGAAAAAACAGCCACCCCTCAGTCACCTCAAGAGACTCTCAGTCCATCACTGATCTCCACCACTCAGAATGAGATTCTCAGGGAGTGCAGGACAGGGCCCACAAATCATATCCCTGAGGATGGGCATAAGGTGACACAAGGAAATGCGCAGGTACCTCAACCCTCAGGTGTATGTGTGAAGGGTGACACAGAAGTGGATGCAAAACTGATACAAGAATGTTTGGTCACACTGGGTCTCAACAGTATTGAAGAGACAATACACACACTAAATG ATCTGTTACAGTGTTTTCTGATGGAGAGAGCGAAGATAAAGGAGGAATTGAGAAGTTGTAAAGAAAAGATTCAG GCAGAACGTGAGGAGTGGCAGCAATTCCAGGCTGACCTGAAGGTGGCGCTAGTGGTTTCAGACAGACTGAGGGCAGAGGCAGAGGAAGAGCTAAGTGCTCTCAGAGAAGCTCAGCAGGACTGGGACAGACAACTAGCCGATGCCTTGCAGGGTCGACGAGAGGTTGAAGGTCAATTGAAAAGCCTTAAATTTGAGCTGGAGCAGAGCAAACAGAAATTGAAGGTTGTCACAGGTAGCCAACAGGGGGCGCCAAACCTCAGGAGACTTGCGAGAGAGGGAGAAATAGAAACAGTGGAGGTATTTGAGAAGAACATTGGACCTGCTGAGAAATTGAGAGATGAgatgaaaggaaaaaaagaactgtgcatctctggtaCGACAGAGAGATCAAG GAGCCTCTGCAGGCTGCCCTCAGATTACCCTGATGTTGTTATAAATGGTACCCCCCAGGTCTTTGTTACTGTGACAACAGAATCT CCTCATCAGAATAAGACTCAACCTAGTTTGAGCAGAAGTTTAGACCAACAGAACAACATGAAGTATTCCATCAAAG ATAACAAATCAGAGAATTCACTCCTACAAATGTGCAACTCTACAGTTTTAGATGTGCCAAACAAGATGAACTGGACTAg GACACAGGAGGATTTCCAATCAAGCCTCCGTTTACTGAGGCCTCATGGTGGCTCCAGACGGAACTTCCTGCTTCGCTGGTGCCAGGGCAGAACTCAAGGATACAAG AATATAGAAATGACTAATTTCAGCAGTAGCTGGGTGGATGGTTTGGCCTTTTGTGCAATTTACCACAGTTACCTCCCCTCTCACATACCATACAACAATCTCAGTCCAGAAAACAag AAAGAAAACCTCACTCTAGCATTCCAGACTGGAGAAAGCTTTGGAATCTCTACATCACTG ACGGTGGAAGAGATGCTGAAATATGATGCACCTGACTGGCACAGAGTTCTGGATTATGTAGAGAGCATCTACCGCCACTTTGAGATGTGA